One part of the Janthinobacterium sp. 17J80-10 genome encodes these proteins:
- a CDS encoding NAD-dependent succinate-semialdehyde dehydrogenase has protein sequence MNLIDISLLKSQAFVNGQWVDADGGARFAVTDPATGETLAQVPAMGAAETERAVAAAQVAQQAWAARSAKERAAILHAWNDLILANLEDLAYLMTREQGKPLAEARGEIRYAASFIDWFAEEARRIHGDIPQHPDADKRIQVYKQPVGVCAAITPWNFPAAMITRKAGPALAAGCAIIIKPAEQTPLSAFALAELAQRAGVPAGVLQVITGDARAIGGVLTASPVVRKLSFTGSTGVGRILMAQCAPTVKRLSLELGGNAPFIVFDDADVDAAVNGALIAKYRNSGQTCVCANRFLVQDGIYDAFASKLAEKVAALAVGNGLQAETVQGPLIDQAAIDKVEELVADAREKGAKVLAGGSRHALGGSFYQPTVLGGVTPGMRMAREEIFGPVAPLFRFRDESEAVAMANDTEFGLAAYVYTRDLARSWRVTEALEYGMVGLNTGLISNEVGPFGGVKQSGIGREGSRYGIEEYLELKYVCVQL, from the coding sequence ATGAATCTGATCGATATCAGTTTGTTGAAATCGCAAGCGTTTGTAAATGGGCAATGGGTCGATGCCGACGGCGGTGCGCGCTTTGCCGTGACCGATCCGGCCACCGGCGAGACGCTGGCGCAAGTTCCGGCAATGGGCGCGGCCGAGACGGAGCGTGCGGTCGCTGCCGCCCAGGTGGCGCAGCAGGCATGGGCAGCCAGGTCGGCCAAGGAGCGTGCCGCCATCCTGCATGCCTGGAACGACCTGATCCTGGCCAACCTGGAAGACCTCGCGTACCTGATGACGCGCGAACAGGGCAAGCCGCTTGCCGAGGCGCGCGGTGAAATCCGTTATGCCGCTTCCTTCATCGACTGGTTCGCCGAAGAAGCGCGCCGCATCCACGGCGATATCCCCCAGCACCCGGACGCCGACAAGCGCATCCAGGTCTACAAGCAGCCGGTGGGCGTGTGTGCGGCGATCACCCCATGGAATTTTCCGGCGGCGATGATTACCCGCAAGGCGGGCCCGGCGCTGGCTGCCGGCTGCGCCATCATCATCAAGCCGGCTGAACAGACCCCGCTGTCGGCGTTTGCGCTGGCCGAGCTGGCGCAGCGCGCCGGCGTGCCTGCAGGCGTGCTGCAAGTGATTACCGGCGACGCCCGCGCCATCGGCGGCGTGCTGACCGCCTCGCCGGTCGTGCGCAAGCTGTCGTTTACCGGTTCGACCGGCGTCGGCCGCATCCTGATGGCGCAGTGCGCGCCGACCGTCAAGCGCCTGTCGCTCGAACTCGGCGGCAACGCGCCGTTTATCGTGTTTGATGACGCCGATGTGGATGCCGCCGTCAACGGCGCCCTGATCGCGAAGTACCGCAACAGCGGCCAGACCTGCGTCTGCGCCAACCGCTTCCTGGTGCAGGATGGTATTTACGACGCCTTTGCCAGCAAGCTGGCCGAGAAGGTCGCCGCGCTGGCTGTGGGCAATGGCTTGCAGGCAGAGACAGTGCAGGGCCCGCTGATCGACCAGGCCGCCATCGACAAGGTCGAGGAACTGGTCGCCGATGCCCGGGAAAAGGGCGCGAAGGTGCTGGCCGGCGGCAGCCGCCATGCGCTGGGCGGCAGCTTTTACCAGCCGACGGTGTTGGGCGGCGTGACGCCTGGCATGCGCATGGCCCGCGAAGAAATCTTCGGGCCGGTGGCGCCGCTGTTCCGCTTCCGTGATGAAAGCGAAGCCGTGGCCATGGCCAACGATACCGAATTCGGCCTGGCCGCCTATGTGTATACACGCGACCTGGCGCGCTCGTGGCGCGTGACCGAAGCGCTCGAGTACGGCATGGTCGGCCTGAACACCGGCCTGATCTCCAACGAGGTCGGCCCCTTCGGCGGCGTCAAGCAATCCGGCATCGGCCGCGAAGGCTCGCGCTACGGCATCGAGGAATACCTGGAACTGAAATACGTCTGCGTCCAACTGTAA
- a CDS encoding iron-containing alcohol dehydrogenase, with the protein MNTFEFRTVPALLVEFGGARRLGVLLRERFAQKNLCLVTDAFLHKSGMLAPALASLAEAGFNVQVIDDVVADPPDHVVLKAAQQARDSGAEIILGLGGGSSMDVAKLIAVLAGSTQPLSAMYGVGNVTGPRLPLVQMPTTAGTGSEVTPISIVTTGATTKAGVVSPQLYADLTILDAELTMGLPPKITAATGIDAIVHAVEAYTTRTKKNPLSDMLAREALRLLTSNLLKAFTNGQDRAAREGMLLGAMLAGQAFANAPVAAVHALAYPIGGIFHVPHGLSNALVLPHVLRFNAPVAAAQYAELATIAVPGASGSDEAKTAAFIEHLEMLARETGIERCLSHVGIGADDIPALTRDAMLQTRLLVNNPRDLSEADIAGIYQAALE; encoded by the coding sequence ATGAATACTTTTGAATTCCGTACCGTCCCGGCGCTGCTGGTCGAATTTGGCGGCGCCCGTCGCCTGGGCGTGCTGTTGCGCGAGCGCTTCGCGCAAAAGAACCTGTGCCTGGTGACCGACGCCTTCCTGCACAAGAGCGGCATGCTGGCGCCGGCGCTGGCGAGCCTGGCCGAAGCCGGTTTCAATGTCCAGGTGATCGACGACGTGGTGGCCGACCCGCCCGACCATGTGGTGCTGAAGGCTGCGCAGCAGGCGCGCGACAGCGGCGCCGAGATCATTCTCGGCCTGGGCGGCGGCTCCTCGATGGATGTGGCCAAGCTGATTGCCGTGCTGGCAGGCTCGACCCAGCCGCTGTCGGCCATGTATGGCGTGGGCAACGTCACCGGCCCGCGCCTGCCGCTGGTGCAAATGCCAACCACTGCCGGCACCGGTTCCGAAGTTACGCCGATCTCGATCGTCACCACCGGCGCCACCACCAAGGCGGGCGTGGTATCGCCCCAGCTTTACGCCGACCTGACCATCCTCGACGCCGAGCTGACCATGGGCTTGCCGCCGAAGATCACGGCCGCCACCGGCATCGATGCCATTGTCCACGCCGTCGAAGCGTATACCACCCGGACCAAGAAGAATCCGCTGTCCGACATGCTGGCGCGCGAAGCCTTGCGGCTCTTGACCTCGAACCTGCTGAAGGCATTTACCAACGGCCAGGACCGCGCCGCGCGCGAAGGCATGCTGCTGGGCGCCATGCTGGCCGGCCAGGCCTTTGCCAATGCGCCGGTGGCGGCTGTCCATGCGCTGGCCTACCCGATCGGCGGCATTTTCCATGTGCCGCACGGCTTGTCGAATGCGCTGGTCTTGCCGCATGTGCTGCGTTTTAACGCCCCCGTGGCAGCGGCGCAGTATGCCGAGCTGGCAACCATTGCCGTGCCGGGCGCCAGCGGCAGCGACGAGGCCAAGACCGCGGCATTCATCGAGCACCTGGAAATGCTGGCACGCGAAACCGGCATCGAGCGCTGCCTGTCGCATGTGGGCATCGGCGCCGACGATATTCCGGCCTTGACCCGCGACGCGATGCTGCAGACGCGCCTGCTGGTCAACAATCCGCGCGACCTGAGCGAGGCCGACATCGCCGGAATTTACCAGGCTGCGCTGGAATGA
- a CDS encoding ABC transporter substrate-binding protein, which produces MKKTLKATVLAASLVTAFGIAPQASAQISGDVVRIGFITDLSGVYTDIDGPGGVEAIKMAIADFGGKVNGKKIELLVADHLNKTDIGAAKAREWFDQQGLDMLIGGTNSGVGLALAKVADEKKKPYINIGGATARLTNEDCTPYTVHYAYDTVALARGTGGAIVKNGGKSWFFLTADYAFGASLEKDTTAVVKSSGGNVVGQVKHPLNASDFSSFLLQAQASKAQILGLANAGGDTVNSIKAANEFGITKTMKLAGLLMFINDVHSLGLNLTQGMYLTDGWYWDLNAETRAWSKRYFAVMKKEPSMLQAADYSSTLHYLNAVKAAGTDDADKVMAQMRATKVNDFFAKNGTIRPDGQMVHEMYLMQVKTPAESKYPWDYYKVVQTIPGEQAFTTKAETKCALWK; this is translated from the coding sequence ATGAAGAAGACACTGAAGGCAACAGTATTGGCAGCATCGCTCGTGACAGCTTTCGGCATTGCGCCGCAGGCGAGCGCCCAGATTTCCGGCGATGTCGTCCGCATCGGCTTTATCACCGACCTGTCCGGCGTGTACACCGACATCGACGGCCCCGGCGGCGTGGAAGCCATCAAGATGGCGATTGCCGACTTCGGCGGCAAGGTCAATGGCAAGAAAATCGAACTGCTGGTGGCCGACCACCTGAACAAGACCGACATCGGTGCTGCCAAGGCGCGCGAATGGTTCGACCAGCAAGGCCTGGACATGCTGATCGGCGGCACCAATTCCGGCGTCGGCCTGGCCCTGGCGAAAGTGGCTGATGAAAAGAAAAAGCCTTACATCAACATCGGCGGCGCCACCGCGCGCCTGACCAATGAAGATTGCACGCCCTATACGGTTCACTATGCCTACGACACCGTGGCGCTGGCCCGCGGCACCGGCGGCGCCATCGTCAAGAACGGCGGCAAGAGCTGGTTCTTCCTGACGGCCGACTACGCCTTTGGCGCATCGCTTGAAAAAGACACCACGGCCGTGGTCAAGAGCAGCGGCGGCAATGTGGTCGGCCAGGTCAAGCACCCGCTGAACGCCTCCGACTTCTCGTCGTTCCTGCTGCAGGCGCAAGCATCCAAGGCGCAGATCCTGGGCCTGGCCAATGCCGGCGGCGACACCGTCAATTCGATCAAGGCCGCCAATGAATTCGGCATCACCAAGACCATGAAGCTGGCCGGTCTGCTGATGTTCATTAACGATGTCCATTCGCTGGGCCTGAACCTGACGCAGGGCATGTACCTGACCGATGGCTGGTACTGGGACCTGAATGCGGAAACCCGCGCCTGGTCCAAGCGCTACTTCGCCGTCATGAAGAAAGAGCCGTCGATGCTGCAGGCCGCCGACTATTCCTCGACCCTGCATTACCTCAATGCCGTCAAGGCCGCCGGCACGGACGATGCCGACAAGGTCATGGCACAGATGCGCGCGACCAAGGTCAACGATTTCTTCGCCAAGAACGGCACGATCCGCCCGGATGGCCAGATGGTGCACGAGATGTACCTGATGCAGGTGAAGACCCCGGCCGAATCGAAGTACCCATGGGATTACTACAAGGTCGTGCAGACGATTCCTGGCGAGCAGGCATTTACCACCAAGGCCGAAACCAAGTGCGCCTTGTGGAAATAA